The following proteins are encoded in a genomic region of Hippopotamus amphibius kiboko isolate mHipAmp2 chromosome 8, mHipAmp2.hap2, whole genome shotgun sequence:
- the ERMN gene encoding ermin: protein MTDVPVSLSQVECNGDTPPENGQQKITKIMEEASDVDSTPPYCRVEPSLEDVLTEGHQEKSEKLQENILLNSSMDEKILKEKPEENLYIVHKAITDLSLQETSVDETTFREGHQWEKIPLSSSNQELRRQKERITEQPLEEREDEGAKNKIHQATEIEWLGFRKPSQVDVLHSKHDEEQEVWDEEINDDNDDGCKDDEGEVRVIEFKKKHEEGSQLNEEGDASEDSPLSSPSSQPVTPDEQPTCEKKGDISRNAYSRYNTISYRKIRKGNTKQRIDEFESMMHL, encoded by the exons ATGACAGACGTTCCAGTGTCACTCAGTCAGGTTGAGTGCAATGGGGATACACCCCCTGAAAATGGTCAacaaaaaatcactaaaatcatGGAAGAAGCCAGTGATGTGGACAGCACCCCACCATACTGCAGGGTAGAACCTAGTCTTGAAGATGTACTCACAGAAGGACATcaggagaaaagtgaaaaattacaagAGAACATACTGCTCAACTCGTCCATGGATGAGAAGATTCTAAAAG AAAAACCAGAAGAGAATCTCTATATTGTTCATAAGGCCATCACAGATCTTTCTCTCCAAGAAACGAGTGTTGATGAAACGACATTCAGAGAAG GGCATCAGTGGGAGAAGATTCCTTTGAGCAGCAGTAACCAAGAACTAAGAAGACAAAAGGAAAGGATTACTGAACAACCTttagaagagagagaagatgagGGTGCGAAGAACAAAATTCATCAGGCAACTGAAATTGAATGGTTAGGATTTCGGAAACCTAGCCAAGTTGATGTGTTACATTCTAAGCATGATGAGGAGCAAGAAGTGTGGGATGAAGAAATTAATGACGACAATGATGATGGTTGCAAAGATGATGAAGGTGAAGTTCGAGTGATAGAATTCAAGAAAAAACATGAAGAGGGTTCTCAGTTAAACGAGGAAGGCGATGCAAGTGAGGACTCCCCACTGAGCAGTCCCAGTTCCCAACCTGTCACACCTGATGAGCAGCCAACCTGCGAGAAGAAAGGTGATATCTCCAGAAATGCTTATTCAAGATACAACACGATATCCTATCGGAAAATCAGAAAGGGGAACACCAAGCAAAGAATTGATGAATTCGAGTCTATGATGCATTTATAA